A genomic stretch from Strix aluco isolate bStrAlu1 chromosome 12, bStrAlu1.hap1, whole genome shotgun sequence includes:
- the CIB1 gene encoding calcium and integrin-binding protein 1: MGGSGSLLPREALSEYQELTFLSKQEILLAYKRFSELLPKEERENACSVRLPESHILTLPELRANPFQHQICRVFSTSDEGDGSMSFEDFLDMLSVFSDTATLDIKSHYAFRIFDFDGDGALDRKDLEKLVNCLTGHGEESRLSTAEMEQLIQNILEESDIDKDGTINLSEFQHIVSRSPDFTSSFKIVL; encoded by the exons ATGGGGGGCTCGGGCAGCCTGTTACCGCGGGAAGCGCTGAGCGAGTACCAG GAGCTGACCTTCCTGAGCAAACAGGAGATCCTGCT TGCCTACAAGAGGTTCAGTGAACTGCTgccaaaggaggagagggagaacgCCTGCTCCGTGCGGCTCCCCGAGAGCCACATCCTGACGCTGCCCGAGCTGCGG GCGAACCCCTTCCAGCACCAGATCTGCCGCGTGTTCTCCACCTCGGACGAGGGGGACGGCAGCATGTCCTTCGAAGACTTCCTCGACATGCTGAGCGTCTTCAGCGACACCGCTACCTTGGACATCAAATCTCACTACGCCTTCCGCATCTTTG ACTTTGATGGGGATGGGGCTCTGGACAGAAAGGACCTGGAGAAACTGGTGAACTGTCTGACGGGGCACGGTGAGGAGTCCCGGCTGAGCACCGCCgagatggagcagctcatccaaaAC atCCTGGAGGAGTCTGACATCGACAAGGATGGCACCATCAATCTCTCTGAGTTCCAGCACATCGTCTCCCGCTCCCCAGACTTCACCAG CTCCTTCAAGATCGTCCTGTGA
- the GDPGP1 gene encoding GDP-D-glucose phosphorylase 1, with protein MAVAGEQPGDPRPEEFAYGEEDFVLQGAGWGGEPGSAPSRFDRALLAGWSDRMERGLFRYRLGPLPTRVLPGPMGLVAQLNVQRGTERRPPQAVRSLRQPFDPGAFNFTRIAPGEVLLRLRRAGGDGDRLLVAINASPLERGHVLLLPEPARGLPQALTAAALRGGLEAALLSAHPGFRLGFNGRGACASVNHLHLHGLYLDRPLLVESAPARPLCPPRGLSLLTGVPAPAFLFYAAGPAGLEALAGDVCRAAEHLEDTGLAYNVFATRGDPPEGAAGAGPGAGRGLRVLLWPRRPLFGAKAGAALNVALCELAGYLPLPAAPLYRDITEAEALRAIREPLLTEPQMLRLGEDLARLLAG; from the coding sequence ATGGCGGTGGCGGGCGAACAACCGGGCGACCCGCGCCCCGAGGAGTTCGCCTACGGGGAGGAGGATTTCGTCCTGCAGGGAGCCGGCTGGGGGGGGGAGCCGGGCTCCGCGCCGTCCCGCTTCGACCGGGCGCTGCTGGCGGGCTGGAGCGACAGGATGGAGCGGGGCCTGTTCCGGTACCGGCTGGGGCCGCTGCCCACCCGCGTCCTGCCCGGCCCCATGGGGCTGGTGGCCCAGCTCAACGTCCAGCGCGGCACCGAGCGCCGCCCGCCGCAGGCTGTCCGCAGCCTCCGGCAGCCCTTCGACCCCGGGGCCTTCAACTTCACCCGCATTGCCCCCGGCGAGGTGCTGCTCCGCCTGCGCAGGGCGGGCGGGGACGGCGACCGGCTCCTGGTGGCCATCAACGCCAGCCCGCTGGAGCGGGGCCACGTCCTGCTGCTGCCGGAGCCGGCGCGGGGGCTGCCGCAGGCCCTCACGGCGGCGGCGCTGCGCGGGGGGCTGGAGGCCGCGCTGCTCAGCGCCCACCCGGGCTTCCGCCTGGGCTTCAACGGCCGCGGGGCCTGCGCCTCCGTGAACCACCTGCACCTCCACGGCCTCTACCTGGACCGGCCGCTGCTGGTGGAgtcggcgcccgcccgcccgctctgcccgccgcgCGGCCTCAGCCTCCTCACCGGCGTCCCGGCGCCCGCCTTCCTCTTCTACGCGGCGGGTCCCGCCGGGCTGGAGGCGCTGGCCGGGGACGTGTGCCGGGCGGCGGAGCACCTGGAGGACACCGGCCTGGCCTACAACGTGTTCGCGACGCGGGGCGACCCGCCGgagggcgcggcgggggccgggcccggggccgggcgggggctgcgggtgctgcTGTGGCCGCGCCGGCCCCTCTTCGGCGCCAAGGCGGGCGCGGCCTTGAACGTGGCGCTGTGCGAGCTGGCGGGCTACCTGCCGCTGCCGGCGGCGCCGCTCTACCGGGACATCACCGAGGCCGAGGCCCTGCGCGCCATCCGCGAGCCCCTGCTGACGGAGCCGCAAATGCTGCGCCTCGGCGAGGACCTGGCGCGGCTGCTGGCGGGATGA
- the SEMA4B gene encoding semaphorin-4B, which yields MAARPALPVLAHSVLVALLVAAAEEPVPRVSLPYDSAERVVQRFEVPGASNYTALLLSPDGGTLYLGARELLLAVNTSHFQTGTPARRLLWSADEEKKRQCVFKGKDPQRDCHNYIKMLLQLNSTHLYTCGTCAFSPACAYINVQRFSLERDAAGKVLLEDGKGRCPFDPEYRSTAVMVDGELYAGTVSNFQGNEPTIYRSQESHIALKTENSLNWLQDPVFVGSAYLRESLPAGNPEGDDDKVYFFFSETGKEFDYFENTIVSRIARVCKGDQGGERVLQRRWTTFLKAQLLCSHPEDGFPFNVLQDVFVLTPGELRWRETLFYGVFTSQWNKGGLGSSAVCAFPMRSVQRAFGGLYKEVNRETQQWYTDTGPVPEPRPGTCITSHTRHLKINSSLQMPDRVLNFIKDHFLMDSPVRSQPLLLQSRLRYQQIGVHRAQGLHGTYDVLFLGTDDGRLHKAVRVNHGVHIIEEIRLFPAGQPVLQLLLDQEQGLVYAATYAAVAQVPFANCSLYRSCGECVLARDPFCAWSRGVCRRAALHPPAHPQLWAQDIEAADTERLCQLANTSQPRPRVLLPPASGAPCQRIQLPPNAVRPLPCRLLSNLASRRWLHDGVPVNASYLVLPDGALILVGSPERAGTYECWSLEEGFRKLMASYCVGVQEVARGPLDPGRKVAAGRDALETVSTSRSTSAVGSTAARLDGKTYWTEFLVMCVLFAAAVLVLVLFLLHRHRDGMKSLLEPGDPTRHQKPPRKPVESLPLNGSSLPSTAPEHKGYQALQDNYIVSTPVHEPPAPPRAFSESEKRPLHVRDSFVEVSPACQRPRVRLGSEIQDSVV from the exons aTGGCGGCGCGGCCGGCGCTGCCCGTCCTGGCGCACTCGGTGCTGGTGGCGTTGCTGgtggcggcggcggaggagccGGTGCCGCGGGTCAGCCTGCCCTACG ACTCGGCCGAGCGGGTGGTGCAGCGGTTCGAGGTGCCCGGTGCGTCCAACTACACGGCCCTGCTGCTGAGCCCGGACGGCGGCACGCTCTACCTGGGGGCTCGCGAGCTGCTCCTCGCCGTCAACACCAGCCACTTCCAGACTGGGACACCAGCTCGCAGG ctgctgtggagcGCGGATGAGGAGAAGAAGAGGCAGTGCGTGTTCAAGGGGAAGGACCCCCAG AGGGACTGTCACAACTACATCaagatgctgctgcagctgaacagcACCCACCTCTACACCTGCGGGACCTGCGCCTTCAGCCCAGCCTGCGCCTACATC AACGTGCAGCGCTTCAGCCTGGAGCGGGATGCGGCGGGGAAGGTGCTGCTGGAGGATGGGAAGGGACGCTGCCCCTTCGACCCCGAGTACCGGTCCACGGCCGTCATGGTCG ACGGCGAGCTCTACGCCGGGACTGTCAGCAACTTCCAGGGCAACGAGCCCACTATCTACCGCAGCCAGGAGAGCCACATCGCCCTCAAGACGGAGAACTCCCTTAACTGGCTGCAGG ACCCGGTCTTCGTGGGCTCGGCTTACCTGCGGGAGAGCCTGCCTGCTGGCAACCCCGAGGGCGACGACGACAAGGTCTACTTCTTCTTCAGTGAGACTGGCAAGGAGTTTGACTACTTCGAGAACACCATCGTCTCCCGCATCGCACGCGTGTGCAAG GGGGACCAGGGCGGGGAGCGCGTGCTGCAGCGGCGGTGGACGACCTTCCTGAAGGCGCAGCTGCTCTGCTCGCACCCCGAGGACGGCTTCCCCTTCAACGTGCTGCAGGACGTCTTCGTGCTCACCCCAGGGGAGCTGCGCTGGAGGGAGACGCTCTTCTACGGGGTCTTCACCTCACAGTG GAACAAGGGCGGCCTGGGCAGCTCGGCCGTGTGCGCCTTCCCCATGCGCAGTGTGCAGCGAGCCTTCGGTGGGCTCTACAAGGAAGTGAACCGCGAGACGCAGCAGTGGTACACAGACACCGGCCCCGTGCCGGAGCCCCGGCCGGGCACG tgcATCACCAGCCACACGCGGCACCTGAAGATCAACTCGTCCCTCCAGATGCCGGACCGGGTGCTGAACTTCATCAAGGACCATTTCCTGATGGACAGCCCAGTGCGCAGCCAGccgctgctgctgcagagccgcCTGCGCTACCAGCAGATCGGCGTCCACCGCGCTCAGGGCCTCCACGGCACCTATGACGTCCTCTTCCTGGGCACAG ACGATGGCCGGTTGCACAAGGCTGTGCGCGTGAACCACGGGGTGCACATCATCGAGGAGATCCGCCTCTTCCCGGCTGGCCAGCCcgttctgcagctgctgctggaccAGGAGCAG GGCCTGGTGTACGCAGCCACCTACGCTGCAGTGGCTCAGGTGCCCTTCGCCAACTGCAGCCTGTACCGCAGCTGCGGGGAGTGTGTGCTGGCACGGGACCCCTTCTGCGCCTGGAGCCGAGGTGTCTGCCGCAGGGCCGCCCTGCACCCTCCGGCACACCCCCA GCTCTGGGCACAGGACATCGAGGCCGCTGACACGGAGCGGCTCTGCCAGCTGGCCAACACCTCCCAGCCCCGTCCCCGCGTCCTCCTGCCCCCAG CCTCGGGCGCCCCGTGCCAGCGGATCCAGCTGCCACCCAACGCGGTGCGGCCGCTGCCGTGCCGGCTGCTCTCCAACCTGGCGTCACGGCGCTGGCTGCACGACGGGGTGCCCGTCAACGCTTCCTACCTGGTGCTGCCCGACGGAGCCCTCATCCTGGTGGGCAGCCCCGAGCGGGCAGGCACCTATGAGTGCTGGTCACTGGAGGAGGGCTTCCGCAAGCTGATGGCCAGCTACTGCGTGGGCGTGCAGGAGGTGGCCCGCGGGCCACTGGACCCTGGCAGGAAGGTCGCCGCTGGCCGGGACGCCCTGGAGACCGTCAGCACGTCCCGGAGCACCTCGGCAGTGGGCAGCACCGCAGCCCGGCTGGATGGCAAGACCTACTGGACCGAGTTCCTGGTGATGTGCGTGCTCTTCGCCGCCGCCGTCCTCGTGCTGGTCCTCTTCCTCCTGCACCGCCACCGTGACGGCATGAAATCCTTGCTGGAGCCTGGGGACCCCACCCGGCATCAGAAGCCGCCCCGCAAGCCGGTGGAGAGCCTGCCCCTGAACGGCAGCAGCCTGCCTAGCACGGCGCCTGAGCACAAGGGCTaccaggctctgcaggacaactACATCGTCAGCACCCCTGTGCacgagcccccagcccccccacgcGCCTTCTCCGAGTCAGAGAAGAGGCCCCTCCACGTCCGGGACAGCTTCGTGGAGGTGTCTCCCGCCTGCCAAAGACCCCGGGTGCGCCTGGGCTCCGAGATCCAGGACTCGGTGGTGTGA
- the IDH2 gene encoding isocitrate dehydrogenase [NADP], mitochondrial isoform X1 translates to MAARCLRAAPALSRLPRRPPPAAPAGQRRHYADRRIKVANPVVEMDGDEMTRIIWAFIKEKLILPNVDVQLKYFDLGLPHRDKTDDQVTIDSALATQKYSVAVKCATITPDEARVEEFKLKKMWKSPNGTIRNILGGTVFREPIICKNIPRLVPGWTKPITIGRHAHGDQYKATDFVVGKSGTFKMVFTPKDGSGAKEWEVYNFPGGGVGMGMYNTDESISGFAHSCFQYAIQKKWPLYMSTKNTILKAYDGRFKDVFQEIFEKHYKTEFDKLKIWYEHRLIDDMVAQVLKSSGGFVWACKNYDGDVQSDILAQGFGSLGLMTSVLVCPDGKTIEAEAAHGTVTRHYREHQKGRPTSTNPIASIFAWTRGLEHRGKLDSNPELIKFAQTLEKVCVETVESGTMTKDLAGCIHGLASTCGSWGGHEGRLAMSGGCWPPDSPQGIYLQLAGSGCACGGAGATSHAPRPGQCSPQPGWLLPVAGAGRDAPPSHGTPPAPLCTPQCEAERAFCEHHRLPGRHQEQPGQGPGQAVEGWGGSPAPHPTITGWMGTQRCLQLTDTAQEQLNNFYKQFSY, encoded by the exons ATGGCCGCCCGCTGCCTCCGCGCCGCCCCGGCGCTCAGCCGCCTGCCCcgccgtcccccccccgccgcccccgcggggCAGCGCCGACACT ATGCCGACCGGCGGATCAAGGTGGCCAACCCGGTGGTGGAGATGGACGGAGACGAGATGACGCGGATCATCTGGGCCTTCATAAAGGAGAAG CTCATCCTGCCCAACGTGGATGTCCAGCTGAAGTATTTTGACCTGGGTCTGCCGCACCGGGACAAGACGGACGACCAGGTTACCATCGACTCGGCGCTGGCCACCCAGAAGTACAGTGTGGCCGTGAAGTGTGCCACCATCACGCCAGACGAAGCCAGGGTGGAAG AGTTCAAGCTGAAGAAGATGTGGAAGAGCCCCAACGGCACCATCCGGAACATCCTGGGGGGGACGGTCTTCCGAGAGCCCATCATCTGCAAGAACATCCCCCGCCTGGTGCCCGGCTGGACCAAGCCCATCACCATCGGCCGACATGCCCACGGTGACCAG TACAAAGCCACCGACTTCGTGGTGGGCAAATCTGGGACGTTCAAGATGGTCTTCACGCCCAAGGACGGCAGCGGGGCCAAGGAGTGGGAGGTGTACAACTTCCCCGGCGGCGGCGTGGGCATGGGCATGTACAACACGGACGAG TCCATCTCGGGCTTCGCCCACAGCTGCTTCCAGTACGCCATCCAGAAGAAGTGGCCTCTCTACATGAGCACCAAGAACACCATCCTCAAGGCCTATGACGGGCGCTTCAAAGACGTCTTCCAGGAGATCTTTGAGAA GCACTACAAGACGGAGTTCGACAAGCTGAAGATCTGGTACGAGCACCGGCTCATCGACGACATGGTCGCCCAGGTGCTGAAGTCCTCCGGCGGCTTCGTCTGGGCATGCAAGAACTACGACGGGGACGTCCAGTCGGACATCCTGGCCCAAG GCTTTGGTTCGCTGGGGCTGATGACCTCCGTGCTGGTGTGTCCGGATGGGAAGACGATCGAGGCCGAGGCGGCCCACGGCACCGTCACCCGCCACTACCGGGAGCACCAGAAG GGACGACCCACCAGCACCAACCCCATCGCCAGCATCTTCGCCTGGACACGGGGCCTGGAGCACCGGGGCAAGCTGGACAGTAACCCGGAGCTGATCAA GTTCGCTCAGACGCTGGAGAAGGTTTGTGTTGAAACCGTGGAGAGCGGGACAATGACGAAGGACCTCGCCGGCTGCATCCACGGCCTCGCCAGTACGTGCGGCTCGTGGGGTGGCCACGAAGGCCGGCTGGCCATGTCGGGTGGCTGCTGGCCTCCAGACAGTCCCCAGGGCATCTATTTACAGCTCGCAGGGTCAGGCTGTGCTTGCGGCGGAGCAGGGGCCACGTCCCACGCCCCACGCCCAGGGCAGTGCTCcccccagccaggctggctgctgcctgtggcaggggcaggcagggatgccCCCCCCAGCCATGGGAcccctccagcccctctctgTACCCCGCAGTGTGAAGCTGAACGAGCATTTTGTGAACACCACCGACTTCCTGGACGCCATCAAGAACAACCTGGACAAGGCCCTGGGCAAGCAgtagaggggtggggggggtcacccgccccccaccccaccatcaCCGGATGGATGGGGACCCAGCGCTGCCTCCAGCTCACCGACACGGCTCAGGaacagttaaataatttttataagcAGTTTTCTTACtag
- the IDH2 gene encoding isocitrate dehydrogenase [NADP], mitochondrial isoform X2, whose product MAARCLRAAPALSRLPRRPPPAAPAGQRRHYADRRIKVANPVVEMDGDEMTRIIWAFIKEKLILPNVDVQLKYFDLGLPHRDKTDDQVTIDSALATQKYSVAVKCATITPDEARVEEFKLKKMWKSPNGTIRNILGGTVFREPIICKNIPRLVPGWTKPITIGRHAHGDQYKATDFVVGKSGTFKMVFTPKDGSGAKEWEVYNFPGGGVGMGMYNTDESISGFAHSCFQYAIQKKWPLYMSTKNTILKAYDGRFKDVFQEIFEKHYKTEFDKLKIWYEHRLIDDMVAQVLKSSGGFVWACKNYDGDVQSDILAQGFGSLGLMTSVLVCPDGKTIEAEAAHGTVTRHYREHQKGRPTSTNPIASIFAWTRGLEHRGKLDSNPELIKFAQTLEKVCVETVESGTMTKDLAGCIHGLASTVKLNEHFVNTTDFLDAIKNNLDKALGKQ is encoded by the exons ATGGCCGCCCGCTGCCTCCGCGCCGCCCCGGCGCTCAGCCGCCTGCCCcgccgtcccccccccgccgcccccgcggggCAGCGCCGACACT ATGCCGACCGGCGGATCAAGGTGGCCAACCCGGTGGTGGAGATGGACGGAGACGAGATGACGCGGATCATCTGGGCCTTCATAAAGGAGAAG CTCATCCTGCCCAACGTGGATGTCCAGCTGAAGTATTTTGACCTGGGTCTGCCGCACCGGGACAAGACGGACGACCAGGTTACCATCGACTCGGCGCTGGCCACCCAGAAGTACAGTGTGGCCGTGAAGTGTGCCACCATCACGCCAGACGAAGCCAGGGTGGAAG AGTTCAAGCTGAAGAAGATGTGGAAGAGCCCCAACGGCACCATCCGGAACATCCTGGGGGGGACGGTCTTCCGAGAGCCCATCATCTGCAAGAACATCCCCCGCCTGGTGCCCGGCTGGACCAAGCCCATCACCATCGGCCGACATGCCCACGGTGACCAG TACAAAGCCACCGACTTCGTGGTGGGCAAATCTGGGACGTTCAAGATGGTCTTCACGCCCAAGGACGGCAGCGGGGCCAAGGAGTGGGAGGTGTACAACTTCCCCGGCGGCGGCGTGGGCATGGGCATGTACAACACGGACGAG TCCATCTCGGGCTTCGCCCACAGCTGCTTCCAGTACGCCATCCAGAAGAAGTGGCCTCTCTACATGAGCACCAAGAACACCATCCTCAAGGCCTATGACGGGCGCTTCAAAGACGTCTTCCAGGAGATCTTTGAGAA GCACTACAAGACGGAGTTCGACAAGCTGAAGATCTGGTACGAGCACCGGCTCATCGACGACATGGTCGCCCAGGTGCTGAAGTCCTCCGGCGGCTTCGTCTGGGCATGCAAGAACTACGACGGGGACGTCCAGTCGGACATCCTGGCCCAAG GCTTTGGTTCGCTGGGGCTGATGACCTCCGTGCTGGTGTGTCCGGATGGGAAGACGATCGAGGCCGAGGCGGCCCACGGCACCGTCACCCGCCACTACCGGGAGCACCAGAAG GGACGACCCACCAGCACCAACCCCATCGCCAGCATCTTCGCCTGGACACGGGGCCTGGAGCACCGGGGCAAGCTGGACAGTAACCCGGAGCTGATCAA GTTCGCTCAGACGCTGGAGAAGGTTTGTGTTGAAACCGTGGAGAGCGGGACAATGACGAAGGACCTCGCCGGCTGCATCCACGGCCTCGCCAGTAC TGTGAAGCTGAACGAGCATTTTGTGAACACCACCGACTTCCTGGACGCCATCAAGAACAACCTGGACAAGGCCCTGGGCAAGCAgtag
- the ZNF710 gene encoding zinc finger protein 710, translating into MDRFTECGTQTDAVVVLSLAQAAVLGLVSENELLGATVSPAGFFPGLGAELPDAAAAEPGEPEGECRLEGEGQAPGDGQEEDALEAESSLEKHARRRKRPPVRLVPKVKCEKAEDEMLYEGPVPGDEEGEQQRGRPPPLQDAGQEQTVQSSAVKMIDLGAFSRKPRRLRHLRRHARREPEGTEAADGSPAAGALRTECAFEAGTPSPGEAEAPAPASPEPVKSEQGFGWQEPGELEAEAAGATSERNKKAQLDRLDINVQIDDSYLVEAGDRQKRWQCRMCEKSYTSKYNLVTHILGHNGIKPHSCPHCNKLFKQPSHLQTHLLTHQGTRPHKCEVCSKAFTQTSHLKRHMLLHTDIKPYSCRFCGRGFAYPSELKAHEVKHESGRCHVCVECGLDFSTLTQLKRHLSTHQGPTLYQCLECSKSFHYRSQLQNHMLKHQNVRPFVCTECGMEFSQIHHLKQHSLTHKGVKEFKCEVCGREFTLQANMKRHMLIHTSVRPYQCHICFKTFVQKQTLKTHMIVHSPVKPFKCKVCGKSFNRMYNLLGHMHLHAGSKPFKCPYCSSKFNLKGNLSRHMKVKHGVMDISLDSQDPMMDLAGADHAELDGQQEMDDFEEENSYGYGGVGNPPDEHTLAEQAMKEMAYYNML; encoded by the exons ATGGATCGCTTCACTGAGTGCGGGACCCAGACGGACGCGGTGGTGGTGCTGTCCCTGGCGCAGGCTGCAGTTCTGGGCTTGGTGTCCGAGAATGAGCTGCTGGGGGCCACCGTCAGCCCCGCCGGCttcttcccagggctgggagcggAGCTGCCGGACGCAGCCGCAGCAGAGcccggggagccggagggtgagTGCCGGCTGGAGGGCGAGGGGCAGGCGCCCGGGGACGGGCAGGAGGAGGACGCCTTGGAGGCAGAGTCCTCCCTGGAGAAGCACGCCCGGAGGAGGAAGCGGCCTCCGGTGAGGCTGGTGCCCAAGGTCAAGTGCGAGAAGGCGGAGGACGAGATGCTGTACGAAGGGCCCGTCCCTGGTGATGAGGAGGGTGAGCAGCAGCgtggccgcccgccgccgctccaGGACGCCGGCCAGGAGCAGACGGTGCAGAGCAGCGCCGTGAAGATGATCGACCTCGGCGCCTTCAGCAGGAAGCCCCGGCGCCTGCGGCACCTCCGCCGGCACGCACGCCGTGAGCCGGAGGGGACCGAGGCGGCCGACGGCAGCCCCGCGGCAGGGGCTTTGCGGACCGAGTGCGCCTTCGAGGCGGGCACCCCGTCCCCTGGCGAGGCGGAGGCCCCGGCGCCGGCGTCCCCCGAGCCGGTGAAGAGCGAGCAGGGCTTCGGCTGGCAGGAGCCGGGGGAGCtggaggcggaggcggcgggtGCCACCAGCGAGCGCAACAAGAAGGCACAGCTGGACCGGCTGGACATCAACGTGCAGATCGACGACTCCTACCTGGTGGAGGCCGGGGACCGGCAGAAGCGCTGGCAGTGCCGCATGTGTGAGAAGTCCTACACGTCCAAGTACAACCTGGTGACCCACATCCTGGGCCACAATGGCATCAAGCCCCACTCCTGCCCGCACTGCAACAAGCTCTTCAAGCAGCCCAGCCACCTGCAGACCCACCTGCTGACCCACCAGGGCACGCGGCCGCACAAGTGCGAGGTCTGCAGCAAGGCCTTCACCCAGACCAGCCACCTGAAGCGGCACATGCTGCTGCACACCGACATCAAGCCCTACAGCTGCCGCTTCTGCGGCCGGGGCTTCGCCTACCCCAGCGAGCTGAAGGCGCACGAGGTGAAGCATGAGAGCGGCCGCTGCCACGTCTGCGTGGAGTGCGGGCTGGACTTCTCCACGCTCACCCAGCTGAAGCGGCACCTCTCCACGCATCAGGGCCCCACGCTGTACCAGTGCCTGGAGTGCAGCAAGTCCTTCCACTACCGCAGCCAGCTGCAGAACCACATGCTGAAGCACCAGAACGTCCGGCCCTTCGTCTGCACCGAGTGTGGGATGGAGTTCAGCCAGATCCACCACCTTAAGCAGCACTCCCTCACACACAAG GGCGTGAAGGAGTTCAAGTGCGAGGTGTGCGGGCGGGAGTTCACCCTCCAGGCCAACATGAAGCGGCACATGCTGATCCACACCAGCGTCCGTCCCTACCAGTGTCACATCTGCTTCAAGACGTTTGTGCAGAAGCAGACACTCAAGACCCACATGATTGTGCACTCCCCGGTGAAGCCGTTCAAATGCAAG GTCTGCGGGAAATCCTTCAACCGCATGTACAACCTGCTGGGCCACATGCACCTGCACGCGGGGAGCAAGCCCTTCAAGTGTCCCTACTGCTCCAGCAAGTTCAACCTGAAGGGCAACCTGAGCCGGCACATGAAGGTCAAGCACGGGGTGATGGACATCAGCCTGGACAGCCAAG ATCCCATGATGGACCTGGCCGGGGCTGACCACGCCGAGCTGGACGGGCAGCAGGAGATGGATGACTTCGAGGAGGAGAACTCTTACGGCTACGGGGGGGTGGGCAACCCTCCGGACGAGCACACCCTGGCCGAGCAAGCCATGAAGGAGATGGCGTACTACAACATGTTGTAG